Sequence from the Colletotrichum higginsianum IMI 349063 chromosome 6, whole genome shotgun sequence genome:
TGATGTGGGAGAGGAGTGGATAGGTGGCAGGCAGCGAGGCCACGGGGTGGAACGTCTTGGAACCGTCGGAGATCTCGGTCACGAACGGTTCCCGGTTCTCGAACCCCTCGCCTGGTGCAGCCGTGCTGTTGAGGACGGTGATGTCGTTAAGGGTCCGAAGACAGGCCAGACTAGGAGCGGTGCTTCGGGGCATTCAAAGGCGGCGGATCGGACTTTTTTCCAAAAGTCTTCTGACTGCTCGTCAGACTGGGGTTGCGCTCGGTTATGTCTTTCGGCGAGTAGACGATGTAGAAACGGGCCTCTCCTGCAGAAGACATGGTATGATTACTGTCGACTGCGACGTCTCTGAAAGGAGAGTtggaaaaaaagagaagaaaatcGAAAAAAGGGCTAATGAGATGAATAcctgagagagagagagggggaggcaACTAGAGAATAATTATGCTCCTTGCTATTCCACACTCCTAGTACTAACAGATCTTTTTAATTAGAGTACTATAATTTATCTATGAATCCTAGCTGCCCTATTAAGCATATCTTATTCCTATTACATTTAATAGATTTTAATAGACCTATATTTCATTCTACAGGGTAAATTTCTTGAATATCTTCTATGTAGATAGATACTGAGGACCTTACATGATAGAAGTAGATGTAATAATTTCCTAACCTAATACGCCATAAAATAAGATTCCTGACATCCCCGACGAAAATCCCCAGGTAAAGTCAATAGTTTGTTTCTTCTTAAAGTCAAAGCTACCTGTAGGCGTGCACATTCCTGAGTTTTCTCCCCCTGAAGTCTGCTTGCAGACATTCTCCTGAAATCCGCGAAGATTTGCAGTTAGAATTCGAGGTGGTTCGATAACATATGTTCTATCAGAGCCTAATACCCCAGTCTTAGTTATAGTGAGGGAGTAAGTGAGGTCTAAAGAAAcaggagaagagaagaagaaagctTACTCCGAAGTTCACCAGATACAGAACTACCTTTGAAGTCCTGCAAGAGTGATATTGAAGCACTAAAGGGCTCGACCCCTGTAAAGTACCTTTCGCCGATATTTCTGTATCCGTATTGGCCCCTAGTCCTGATGTTGTCCTCCCTTGGGGGTGTAGAAGGTGCGCAGAGAGCTGTGGGAATACCGACATTATTTTGACGCACTCTTATAGGGAGGCAAGTAGTCAGTTCAGGACAAAGTCCAAATCTAATGTAGAGTTGCCCGAAGTGAGGTGGGCCTTGGGGAAATTGACAATTGTCGCGGAATGCTCTGGGCCCGATGTGTGCTCGGCACACACGACCTCTCCATTGCTCCCTAGCATCGCATGAGACGACATCTGGGGCCTCAATGCGTCGTTGTAATATACCGGCACGCTTGTTGAGGGATGCAGGCTGACTAGACAGGTTGCCGAAGTAATAGAGAACACTGTCTATAAAATCTTGAGGTATAGAGAGGGTAGAGGTAGAGGTAGAGGGCAGAGTGAGATTAGTAGGTAAGAGAGCTAGTACGTGAGTACTAGCAATAATAAATGTAATAAGTAGCGGGAGGATACTAGCGGAAGTAGGATAAGAGTAGGTCACAGACGACATAGTGAATTCCTAGTTAAGCTTTGTATTCCTGCAGTATAGATATTTGGGCCGAAGAGGAGAGAAATTTCTTTAGCGGGCAGGAGAGAATTTATACATGTACAAACACATATTAAATTCAGAGTTCCTTATCTTAAAAGTATAAGTTGGAACTAAGTAAACTTACAGTGCAGCAAGGTAAAGTTTCTTTTACGTTTCCCCTACATTTTTGCACTAGTAATGTTAAAAGGGTTGAAAGTATAAAAGAATGGATACTTTCACACACCCTAATAGCAGTGAAGCAACTTTTCTACACTCCATGGCGTCATGGCATATATAGTAAAATGCTGTTATTTAGTCTACTGCAAGTGGAAATCCTGTGCCGCAGTTCAATGCTGCATTAGAGGAGAGAATGCCTTGCCTGCAGTTGCCTGGCTATGCAGGTCTCAGCCTTCACATGCTAGAGCAATCTAACTTCCATAAGATGAACGCGCGTCCTTCTAATTTCCTTTCTGCCGCCGTCTTTTGTTTAGGTATATCCATGCTCAACTGTCTGGATTGCTAACTGAACTAGGAATCAATTGCCGAGGCTCTGTTTTTGCAGTTACAATGTAGTGTTCTAGCAGTAGAAGCAGACTAATAGAAAGCATTCCTCCTTGCTAACCCTAAGCTCTTCTACCCCATTGCGCTGTTGCAGATGATTGCCAGCCCATTACCTAGCAACGAAGTACTCAGGGTGATATCACTTGTCGTTACAAGACTGAGACATCTGCTGATATCAGCACTGCTTCATGTGCAATGTACGCAGCCATGTACGGCATCAATACCGACACGTTCTTGTAGCTGAACACTAATCTCGACAGCGTCTGTTCGAACATGCAGCCGAACACCAAGTACTGTGTCAGGGGCCATGTGTTTCTCCTAATAGattcctcttcttcttcttcttcttcttcacagCGGAATTCTTACAGTAGGGTCTTTCAGTCAGGGTCTAATCTAGGTTAGTTAGATAGGTACAGCTAGCTCTGCGGCCTCTAAAGTGGCCTTTGAGCAGGTATATTACGCCCTCTAATTCAACATAATGTTCTACTTTTAGCAGTTACACCCCCTCTACGGCAGGACGCGCCTCACATGCGGGGTACCTGTTTGCTTGAGTTACACACGCCACACAACAAACTCTGCGCCACAGTGTGTTGTGTGCTGGACAGAGAGTGTGTTGTGTGGCCCCTGCGCCCTGTAATGCACGAGTACCTACATCTTTTAACTCCCCCTACACTGTTTAGCCTGTAATCTTTCTTGCCGGGCTTTTTGGCGGTTCTTGAACATCGACCAGCCCACTACATCTATTACCCACAATGCTGCCCATCCAACTCCTAGACATTTACAGGCAGTACAAGCAGGATACCGACTCAGTCGCCATATGGCTTGCCTCTACTGCCAAGGCCTGCGGCTACCCAAACCTCTGTCAGGTACAGGTAAGTCAAaccacccacttttcggccacccccccatttcggccaGGTTTTACACCTAAAATCTACTAAAACTAACAACCCTAGCTCCttaaccctaaccctaaataatctataaatattatatattatatataactataaaataACTATAGATAATAGGTATAAAAGcttctactatactatatataaagtattaagtcTTTAAAGTTAGAAATCTTAAAATGTTAagattatagtatattttacTAGTGGTCCTTAACAGTAGCTTAAGCTAAAATATTTTAGTAGGCTTTATATTAAAAAAGctatttttagtatatatatatacttttttAATTGGAtttttatattatatacttatagttaagtatttaatagtagttatataagtattataaaagtaaaatttaactagtatatattttactagtattatactatttttaaacttatatagtaaataagcTATTTATATAGGTAAATCTACTTTcttttaatataaatatatactataattaaagttatttaagtagttttactataagtactataattactatataatactaaaattTAAAATCttaaaaatagtattagAAAGTAGAGtttttactttatactataaactaagtatattactaagctatataaagttagaaaatactatatatataaaatagaGATAAAAAACTATTTTATAAGActttttatatttatttatcTATATTAGTTATTAATAAAAGGGTGTAGTGAAAAGTAGTACTTTTGGTGTAAAACCCcggccgaaatgggggggtggccgaaaagtgggtgctttgacttaaTACCAAAGAGTGGACGACTGAAGGGCAAGCAACGAACCAAGGCTCGTGGCgacggcaaggccaaggaggggCCCAGGCCGGCGGACAAGAAGACGACAAGGCATATTATTGCCATCAAAGACTTCCTGCCACTGGCTGAGTTCATCGCTAGTCGCCAAGATTCAGCCGTGTCGGTGCCGGCTGTCTTTTTTACCACGATTGACCGCCTTATTCATCTTCGGTCTCGATTCGGCGGCAGGTTGAGCGAAAACGGACTCGACCCGGATCCCGAGTCCGCTGAACGGCATGGATACTTTGTTAGTATTCTGATGGCGGTCAGAGAGGCGTTGCGGCCGGGAACAGCTTTTGCGACGGCATCTACTACGGAGACAGAGGCCGCTGCGGACATGGGCGATACTGCACCCAAAGACTCATCCAAGGATCTCAGCAACCGCTTTGCCGCCCTGACTGTCAACGAGCCGTCCCAGGCTTTCCTCGAAGAATTCCGCAATGCGCCTCATGAGAGACCAGTACCGCGCGATGAAGACCCGGCGTCTTACGAAGCAGAGCCCCAGACTTCCATCGAGGACGTTTTGTTTGCCTTCACCGTTCTGGTCAACGACCTGGACAGGATTCAGTCTCAGATCGAGTGGATTTGGTCCAATCACCGCAACCGCAAATTTGATCTCgctgatgctgctgttgccACGAATACAGCCATCTCCGTCGCTCGCGGGATGATAGAAGAAGTTGCTCCTCTTTTGGACGCGCACGACAGAGGCGTCTCAGGCGTTCTCAACAAGTTTTATCTCATGATCTGCCTCCAGAAGGGGTATACAGCAGAACAGGTCCACCTCACCAACAGCCGGGACAATTTCAACTACAACACGTACGACATAGCCAACCAATGCTACATGGTCGCCTTCCAACTCTTACAAGGCTTTACTGACGATCTCAAACCTCACCATATTCCCTTAGTCAATGAAGGCATGTTCGGCGAATACAACCCTAACAGTGATCGTGCCTCCAAGACAGGTCAGGAAAAGTTCCAGGAAGACACAATACTTCTCCTGGAGTTCTTCACGGAACTCGTTACCGTCATTCAATTAATCCCCAGCTACCCAGTCGAGGACGAGTTTCTGCGCGAAATGAGGAAGTTCGATAAGGCGCCCATCGTTTCTTTTTCGCTCATCATTACCGCCCAGGTCTTCCTGGACATTCATCACACAATGCGTACCGCAACTCGACGTAGCTTTAAGGAAATAGTTCAAGAGGCCACTGTGATGGACAACTCGTTGGGACGCCACCTGGAGTTTCACGAACGTTTAAAGATCAACCATTAGCCGGCCTCTAATGACCTCGCGCTGCAGGAGCTCAGTCGGCAGATACAATGGATAGGTAAAGACCCAGTACACGGCGCCAAGGCGAGAGAGTATGCACACATGGGCAGGCCTGTGCCCTCCGAGATGGAGGCCCATCGTATCTTGATCTACTCCCCTGTTCTGAGCGGTCTTTATCTCTTCCGTCTCCGCACCGAGATGTACGACGTCagtctcgccgtcgccaacgcTTGGGGCTCCATCACGTACACCGCCCACCTGTACAATGCCTTGCAGAGGCGCCGCCTGTTGGACGGCCCGTGGCCCGAAATGGAGGTCATGCTTTCTATTCTCGGCGACTCCAGTATCTGGGTGGGGGATGAGCGCCCAGAGACGATTGAGGGCTGTTTTCGGAAATTCTGTCTCCAGATGGGTGTTTCGGCTGCCTCCTTCACAAAGAACCGCCGACGAAATGCTGCCGTTGCCTCGCGCGCCGGTCCGCGAGGTATCAAGGACGGTGCCCCCGTGTCGTCCATGTTCAAGACCCAGGTTTGCTCCAAGGCTGGTGTCGAGTGGACACCTGAGCTGCTTGATGATATTGTCGCGCGCAGCGCCTATCAGCAGGAGGGCTCGGTCGACAGCGGAGATCTGATCATGACGCAAATCGACGATCCACAAGAGCTCCGGGCGAGGAATCGACGTCGGCAGCAAAAGGccaacgccgaggccgccgggaAAGACCGAGCCGCCAGTGGCCTCGCCCCCGAGGAACTCGTCACCACACTTGTCATGGCACTGAACTGCGAGTCTCTCGAGATGGCGTTCCCCTACTTGGTGATGCATCGCTGGTGCTGGAGCCTTCTTCGATCTGTCAAGGATGCCTGCGACCCTGTTCTGAGAGAGCTGTACACGGCAGCTTACATGGACAAGGAGAGTGAGC
This genomic interval carries:
- a CDS encoding Ank-repeat protein mbp1 — its product is MGDTAPKDSSKDLSNRFAALTVNEPSQAFLEEFRNAPHERPVPRDEDPASYEAEPQTSIEDVLFAFTVLVNDLDRIQSQIEWIWSNHRNRKFDLADAAVATNTAISVARGMIEEVAPLLDAHDRGVSGVLNKFYLMICLQKGYTAEQVHLTNSRDNFNYNTYDIANQCYMVAFQLLQGFTDDLKPHHIPLVNEGMFGEYNPNSDRASKTGQEKFQEDTILLLEFFTELVTVIQLIPSYPVEDEFLREMRKFDKAPIVSFSLIITAQVFLDIHHTMRTATRRSFKEIVQEATVMDNSLGRHLEFHERLKINH
- a CDS encoding Ank-repeat protein mbp1, encoding MGRPVPSEMEAHRILIYSPVLSGLYLFRLRTEMYDVSLAVANAWGSITYTAHLYNALQRRRLLDGPWPEMEVMLSILGDSSIWVGDERPETIEGCFRKFCLQMGVSAASFTKNRRRNAAVASRAGPRGIKDGAPVSSMFKTQVCSKAGVEWTPELLDDIVARSAYQQEGSVDSGDLIMTQIDDPQELRARNRRRQQKANAEAAGKDRAASGLAPEELVTTLVMALNCESLEMAFPYLVMHRWCWSLLRSVKDACDPVLRELYTAAYMDKESELPWVVGYILMAAAGVDGEPDVRLLDLAATTCNGLISSEAGSLAISVARMIGKDIQFEEEES